One window of [Limnothrix rosea] IAM M-220 genomic DNA carries:
- a CDS encoding aspartate-semialdehyde dehydrogenase encodes MSKSVNVAILGATGAVGAELLQLLEERDFPVKNLKLLASPRSAGKTLRFKGEDITVEVVSAEAFQGVDIVLASAGGSTSKEWAAIAVAAGAVVIDNSSAFRMDPEVPLIVPEINPEAAKDHKGIIANPNCTTILMGVAIYPLHKVQPIKRIVVSTYQSASGAGARAMAEVKQQTEAILAGDAPKTESFPYPLAFNLFPHNSPLDDQGYCQEEMKMVNETRKIFGEPDLKISATCVRVPVLRAHSEAINLEFEANFEPAAAKEVLATAPGVTVVEDWEKNYFPMPIDATGKDPVLVGRIRRDISQDHGLELWLCGDQIRKGAALNAVQIAELLCEQDLLQSNAVATAV; translated from the coding sequence TTGTCAAAATCAGTAAATGTTGCCATTTTAGGGGCAACGGGGGCTGTCGGAGCTGAGCTGCTCCAGCTTCTTGAAGAACGTGATTTTCCAGTAAAGAATTTAAAATTACTTGCCTCGCCCCGTTCAGCTGGCAAAACCTTAAGGTTTAAGGGTGAAGATATTACGGTTGAGGTGGTTTCTGCTGAAGCTTTCCAAGGCGTTGATATTGTTTTGGCATCTGCGGGAGGGTCGACTTCTAAGGAATGGGCGGCGATCGCCGTTGCAGCTGGTGCTGTTGTTATCGACAATTCCAGTGCTTTTCGGATGGATCCCGAAGTGCCTTTGATTGTGCCAGAAATTAATCCAGAGGCAGCAAAAGACCACAAAGGTATCATTGCCAATCCCAACTGCACAACGATTTTGATGGGGGTCGCCATTTACCCATTACATAAGGTGCAGCCGATCAAGCGTATCGTTGTTTCCACATACCAATCCGCTAGTGGTGCTGGTGCTCGGGCGATGGCAGAGGTGAAGCAACAAACCGAAGCAATATTAGCTGGTGATGCGCCTAAAACTGAATCTTTCCCCTACCCCCTAGCATTCAATCTTTTCCCCCATAATTCTCCCCTCGACGATCAAGGTTATTGTCAAGAAGAGATGAAGATGGTGAACGAGACACGCAAGATTTTTGGAGAGCCCGACTTAAAGATTTCTGCAACTTGTGTGCGTGTTCCCGTACTACGGGCTCACTCAGAAGCGATTAATCTAGAGTTTGAAGCCAATTTTGAGCCTGCTGCTGCTAAAGAGGTTTTGGCGACAGCTCCCGGCGTGACAGTTGTGGAAGATTGGGAAAAGAATTATTTTCCAATGCCTATTGATGCGACGGGTAAAGATCCTGTACTTGTCGGTCGCATTCGTCGGGATATTTCTCAAGATCATGGCCTTGAATTATGGTTGTGTGGTGACCAAATTCGTAAAGGCGCAGCTCTTAATGCAGTGCAAATTGCTGAGTTGCTTTGTGAACAGGATCTTTTGCAATCGAACGCGGTTGCAACAGCGGTCTAA
- the dapA gene encoding 4-hydroxy-tetrahydrodipicolinate synthase — translation MTNTRFGRVITAMVTPFTEEGQVNYAMAEKLAAHLIDHGSDGLVVCGTTGESPTLTWEEEHDLFRAVQSAAAGRAVVIAGTGSNSTSEAIAATKKAEALGLDGSLQVVPYYNKPPQEGLYHHYRAIAEACPDIPLMLYNVPGRTSCNLIPETVVRLAEIDNIIAIKEASGNVDQAAQIRCAVGDDFAIYSGDDSLTMPLMSVGAQGVVSVASHLVGEPMQQMIQAFLAGNNQEAIDLHLKLFPLFKVLFCDTNPLPVKTALILQGWSLGSFRPPLYPLDPNRTKQLTQVLKDLTLL, via the coding sequence ATGACAAATACAAGATTTGGTCGAGTAATCACCGCAATGGTGACACCCTTCACGGAAGAAGGTCAGGTAAATTATGCAATGGCAGAGAAACTTGCTGCTCATCTCATTGATCATGGGAGTGATGGTCTTGTCGTCTGCGGCACAACTGGTGAATCACCGACTTTGACTTGGGAAGAGGAACATGATCTGTTTCGGGCTGTTCAGAGTGCTGCTGCTGGTCGTGCGGTAGTGATTGCGGGGACTGGTTCTAACTCGACCAGTGAGGCGATCGCCGCCACAAAAAAGGCAGAAGCGCTAGGCTTAGATGGGTCATTACAGGTTGTTCCCTACTACAATAAGCCGCCCCAAGAAGGTCTTTATCACCACTATCGGGCGATCGCCGAAGCCTGCCCTGATATTCCATTGATGCTATATAACGTTCCTGGACGAACCAGCTGCAATCTTATTCCGGAAACAGTTGTTCGCCTAGCGGAAATTGACAACATCATTGCAATTAAAGAAGCCAGTGGTAACGTTGACCAAGCTGCCCAGATCCGCTGTGCCGTCGGTGACGACTTTGCCATCTATTCCGGTGACGATAGCCTAACAATGCCCCTAATGAGTGTGGGTGCTCAAGGCGTAGTTAGCGTTGCGAGTCACCTTGTGGGCGAACCCATGCAACAGATGATTCAAGCCTTTCTGGCCGGGAATAATCAAGAAGCGATTGACCTACACCTAAAGTTGTTCCCTTTATTTAAAGTCCTGTTTTGTGACACCAACCCATTACCTGTCAAAACAGCTTTAATTTTACAAGGCTGGAGTCTCGGTAGTTTTCGACCCCCTTTGTATCCCCTCGACCCCAACCGCACCAAGCAGCTAACCCAGGTGCTCAAAGATCTCACTTTGCTCTAG
- a CDS encoding ribonuclease J, whose product MNNNKPKLVAKKTNNASQINSSGEDSIKIIPLGGLHEIGKNTCIFEYDDEIVLLDAGLAFPTDGMHGVNIVLPDTTYLRENRHKIKGMIVTHGHEDHIGGIAHHLKQFDIPVIYGPRLAMSLLSDKLDEAGVSDRTKLNSVMPRDMVRIGKNFVVEYIRNTHSIADSFTVAIHTPLGVIIHTGDFKVDYTPVDGEHFDFQRLAEHGEKGVLCLLSDSTNAEVPGHTPSEASVKPNLDRIFGQAKGRLLVTTFASSVHRVNIILQLAEKHNRKVAIVGRSMLNVISHARNLGYIKCLDNLFIPLRQVKSMRDEDVLILSTGSQGESLSAMTRISKGEHRQVKIKEGDTVVFSANPIPGNTIAVVNTIDRLMMLGAKVVYGKREGIHVSGHGSQEEHKMMLALTKPKFFVPFHGEHRMLVKHAQTAQSMGVPEENIVIIDNGDIVELTENSIGVAGKVESGIELVDRSGIVHDNVLQDRQQLAEQGVITVAAAITKDGTLVAPPEIHIRGVVTSANNKLLHQLIQRNVDSTISDRLAEYKENGKRSKEEIDWTDIRIEVEQSLQRLARRELQSQPLIVFLMQVSEQVGTRAQRRRRRPTAVAAS is encoded by the coding sequence ATGAATAATAACAAGCCCAAGCTCGTAGCCAAAAAAACAAATAATGCTTCCCAAATTAACAGCAGTGGCGAAGATTCCATTAAGATCATTCCCCTCGGTGGACTCCACGAAATTGGGAAAAATACTTGTATCTTCGAATATGACGACGAGATTGTCTTGCTTGATGCCGGACTTGCCTTTCCCACAGATGGAATGCATGGTGTAAATATCGTTTTGCCAGATACAACTTATCTTCGTGAAAATCGCCACAAGATTAAAGGCATGATCGTCACCCACGGTCATGAAGATCACATCGGTGGCATTGCCCATCACCTGAAGCAGTTTGATATTCCTGTGATTTATGGCCCTCGTTTAGCGATGTCTCTCCTCAGCGACAAGCTAGATGAAGCTGGGGTCAGCGATCGCACGAAGCTCAATAGTGTGATGCCCCGCGATATGGTGCGCATCGGTAAGAATTTTGTTGTGGAATATATTCGCAATACCCACTCCATTGCTGACAGTTTTACTGTGGCGATTCACACTCCTTTAGGTGTGATTATCCACACCGGTGACTTTAAAGTGGATTACACACCCGTCGATGGTGAGCATTTTGATTTTCAGCGTTTAGCTGAGCATGGCGAAAAAGGTGTGTTGTGTTTGTTGAGTGATTCGACAAATGCCGAGGTTCCCGGTCATACGCCTTCTGAAGCTTCTGTTAAACCGAATCTTGACCGTATTTTTGGTCAGGCCAAAGGTCGTCTACTCGTCACAACATTTGCTTCTTCGGTACACCGCGTCAATATTATTTTGCAACTGGCTGAAAAGCATAATCGCAAAGTGGCGATCGTTGGGCGCTCTATGCTGAACGTCATTTCCCACGCGCGAAACCTTGGCTATATCAAGTGTTTAGATAATCTATTTATTCCGCTACGCCAAGTTAAGAGTATGCGTGATGAAGATGTTCTAATTTTAAGTACTGGCTCTCAGGGTGAATCGTTGTCGGCAATGACTCGGATTTCCAAGGGTGAACATCGCCAAGTCAAAATTAAGGAAGGTGATACTGTCGTCTTCTCGGCAAACCCAATTCCCGGTAACACTATTGCTGTTGTGAATACCATTGACCGTCTGATGATGTTGGGCGCAAAGGTTGTGTATGGCAAGCGCGAAGGGATTCACGTCTCTGGTCACGGTTCTCAGGAAGAGCATAAGATGATGTTGGCATTGACGAAGCCAAAATTCTTTGTTCCATTCCACGGTGAACACCGTATGCTTGTTAAACATGCTCAGACAGCCCAATCAATGGGTGTGCCTGAAGAGAATATTGTCATTATCGACAATGGCGACATTGTAGAACTCACTGAAAATTCGATTGGTGTTGCGGGCAAGGTCGAATCTGGTATTGAATTGGTAGACCGTTCTGGCATCGTTCATGACAATGTTCTTCAAGATCGTCAACAACTCGCTGAGCAGGGTGTGATCACTGTTGCTGCGGCAATTACTAAGGATGGTACTTTGGTTGCGCCGCCTGAAATTCACATCCGTGGTGTTGTTACTTCTGCTAACAATAAGCTATTGCATCAACTCATTCAGAGAAATGTTGATAGTACAATTAGCGATCGCCTTGCGGAATATAAAGAAAATGGTAAGCGCTCTAAGGAAGAAATCGACTGGACAGATATTCGTATTGAAGTCGAGCAATCTCTGCAACGTCTTGCCCGCCGTGAACTGCAAAGCCAGCCACTGATTGTCTTTTTGATGCAGGTGAGCGAACAGGTTGGTACGCGGGCGCAGCGCCGTCGTCGCCGTCCTACTGCGGTTGCTGCTTCGTAG
- the dnaB gene encoding replicative DNA helicase → MADNKPTFSNRSIPPQNLDAEESILGGILLDPEAMGRVVDILVTNAFYVQAHRDLYKGLLILHAQGKPTDLVSLTSWLQDQKLFEKIGGTAKLASLVDRTVSAVNIDRYAQLVMDKYIRRQLISGGNEIIDLGYDTTTPLEDVLDESEQKIFKLTQERPQEGLTPIAETIVETFNNIEDLHQEITLPGLSCGFYDLDAMTSGFQRSDLVIIAGRPAMGKTSFSLNVAVNVATTHKLPVAIFSLEMSKEQLVQRLLAGEAQIESNRLRAGRLTQTDMEPLINAVESLSNVPLFIDDTANLTVAQMRSQARKLQAEQGGKLGLIMLDYLQLMEGGGDNRVQEISKITRALKGLARELNVPILALSQLSRGVEARTNKRPMMSDLRESGSIEQDADLIIMLYRDSYYNPDSPDHDIAEVIITKHRNGPTGTVKLIFQPELTKFLNLANAGNSYAEAY, encoded by the coding sequence ATGGCAGATAACAAGCCAACATTTTCTAACCGTTCTATTCCACCTCAAAACCTTGATGCCGAAGAATCGATTCTGGGCGGTATTTTGTTAGATCCAGAAGCCATGGGACGGGTGGTGGATATCCTAGTCACCAATGCCTTTTACGTCCAAGCCCACCGCGATCTGTACAAAGGACTCTTAATTCTCCATGCCCAAGGTAAACCGACAGATTTAGTCAGCCTTACCTCCTGGCTACAGGATCAAAAACTATTTGAAAAAATAGGCGGCACAGCAAAATTAGCAAGTCTTGTTGACCGCACAGTCTCAGCCGTAAACATCGACCGTTATGCCCAGCTCGTGATGGATAAATATATCCGTCGCCAACTCATTAGCGGAGGCAATGAAATTATTGATCTCGGCTACGACACCACCACCCCCCTAGAAGACGTTCTCGACGAATCCGAGCAAAAGATTTTCAAACTCACCCAAGAGCGCCCCCAAGAAGGTTTAACGCCGATCGCCGAAACCATTGTCGAAACCTTTAACAATATTGAGGATTTACACCAAGAAATTACGCTGCCGGGCTTAAGCTGCGGTTTTTACGATCTTGATGCCATGACCAGCGGTTTCCAGCGTTCTGACCTCGTGATTATTGCCGGTCGTCCAGCCATGGGAAAAACAAGCTTTTCACTCAATGTCGCCGTTAATGTCGCCACAACCCACAAGCTCCCCGTCGCCATCTTTAGCCTAGAAATGTCCAAGGAACAGCTCGTACAACGACTACTGGCAGGAGAAGCACAAATTGAAAGTAACCGCTTACGTGCCGGCCGCCTTACCCAAACCGACATGGAGCCATTAATTAATGCAGTGGAATCCTTATCAAACGTCCCTCTATTCATTGACGATACCGCAAATTTAACCGTGGCACAGATGCGCTCCCAAGCTAGGAAGCTACAGGCGGAACAGGGCGGTAAACTGGGTTTAATTATGCTCGACTACCTCCAGCTTATGGAAGGCGGCGGCGACAATCGTGTCCAAGAAATCTCAAAAATCACACGGGCCCTAAAAGGTCTTGCCAGAGAACTCAATGTTCCAATTTTGGCATTATCCCAGCTTAGTCGTGGCGTTGAAGCTCGCACAAATAAACGTCCTATGATGTCGGACTTGAGGGAATCTGGCTCTATTGAGCAAGACGCAGACCTCATTATCATGTTGTATCGCGACAGCTATTACAATCCTGATTCACCGGATCACGATATTGCCGAGGTGATTATCACCAAGCACCGTAACGGGCCGACGGGGACTGTGAAACTTATTTTCCAACCAGAGCTCACTAAATTCCTTAACTTGGCTAATGCAGGCAATAGTTATGCGGAAGCTTATTAA
- the ruvA gene encoding Holliday junction branch migration protein RuvA: MFSYLKGRAIALQKNLQNRTFLVLEVGGIGYEVQISSRFALEINLAEEKICQVFIHYQQREDQVILYGFESFAERDLFRQLIGVSGIGAQSAIALLDTLTLPELVQAIVSENHKLLAKAPGIGKKTAERLALELRTKLAQWRDQTGLPQADVNTPQAGIYEDLEMTLLALGYDDSEIRRAIGTLSQDSLLAQNPNADEWIRQAIAFLSR; this comes from the coding sequence ATGTTTAGCTATTTGAAAGGTCGGGCGATCGCCCTGCAAAAGAATTTACAGAATAGGACATTTTTAGTGCTGGAGGTGGGCGGTATTGGCTATGAAGTGCAAATTTCTAGTCGCTTTGCCCTTGAGATTAATCTCGCAGAAGAAAAGATATGTCAGGTGTTTATCCATTACCAACAGCGAGAAGATCAAGTCATTCTGTATGGTTTTGAGTCTTTTGCGGAACGGGATTTATTTCGACAGTTAATTGGTGTGAGCGGCATTGGGGCACAGTCGGCGATCGCCCTGCTGGATACCCTGACCTTACCGGAATTGGTGCAGGCAATTGTGAGCGAAAATCATAAACTTTTGGCTAAAGCGCCGGGTATCGGCAAAAAAACGGCAGAAAGATTAGCACTCGAACTTCGCACAAAATTAGCGCAATGGCGAGATCAAACAGGTTTGCCCCAAGCGGATGTAAACACGCCCCAGGCTGGAATCTATGAAGACCTCGAAATGACCCTTCTTGCCCTCGGTTATGATGACAGCGAAATTCGTCGCGCCATCGGAACTCTTTCTCAAGATTCTCTCTTGGCTCAAAACCCCAATGCTGATGAATGGATCCGACAGGCGATCGCCTTCCTCAGCCGTTAA
- the rpiA gene encoding ribose-5-phosphate isomerase RpiA: protein MDAVQVMKQEVGRAAAAMVESNTIVGLGTGSTTAYAIQFIGDRLAAGEIENIVGIPTSFQAEVLSKQYGIPLTSLDAVDHIDLAIDGADEVDPNKNLIKGGGAAHTREKVVDALANKFVVVVDSGKMVDVLGSTFLLPVEVIPMAIAPVMRQLEALGGKPELRMGVKKAGPVVTDEGNLVVDLKFEAIKDPAALEIAINNIPGVLENGLFVGVADTILVGEIIDGEPKVRTIN from the coding sequence ATGGATGCGGTTCAGGTGATGAAACAAGAGGTCGGTCGCGCAGCGGCTGCCATGGTGGAGTCTAATACCATCGTGGGTCTAGGAACGGGTTCCACAACGGCTTATGCCATCCAATTTATTGGCGATCGCCTCGCAGCGGGTGAGATTGAAAATATTGTTGGTATTCCCACGTCTTTTCAGGCTGAAGTTTTATCGAAGCAGTACGGTATTCCCCTCACTAGTCTTGATGCAGTAGATCATATTGATCTCGCCATTGACGGGGCGGATGAGGTTGACCCGAACAAAAATTTGATCAAAGGTGGCGGCGCGGCTCACACTCGCGAAAAGGTTGTGGATGCCCTCGCGAATAAATTTGTTGTGGTCGTCGATAGCGGCAAAATGGTAGATGTTTTGGGATCTACTTTCTTGTTGCCTGTTGAAGTGATTCCGATGGCGATCGCCCCTGTCATGCGTCAACTAGAAGCGCTCGGTGGTAAGCCTGAGTTGCGGATGGGCGTGAAGAAAGCTGGTCCTGTCGTCACCGACGAAGGTAATTTAGTTGTTGACCTCAAATTTGAAGCAATTAAAGATCCGGCTGCTTTAGAAATTGCAATCAACAATATTCCCGGTGTTCTGGAGAATGGTTTGTTTGTCGGTGTGGCGGACACCATTCTTGTCGGCGAAATTATTGACGGTGAACCCAAGGTACGCACGATCAACTAA
- a CDS encoding RNA recognition motif domain-containing protein, producing the protein MSVRLYVGNLPKDVVEKDALTTFFADAGENASTKVIKDRKTGKCRGFAFVTVPTDEEADAFIEKYNGQSFMDSELKIEKALPRSKSEDAPSTASAAPSKGGKRKRSGGGGKKPMTYSSGGSNSAQPDPRWASELEKLKDMLQKQTTNV; encoded by the coding sequence ATGTCTGTTCGTTTATACGTCGGTAACCTACCCAAAGATGTCGTCGAAAAAGACGCACTCACAACCTTTTTCGCAGACGCAGGCGAAAATGCTAGCACCAAAGTGATTAAAGATCGCAAAACCGGTAAGTGCCGGGGCTTTGCCTTCGTAACTGTTCCCACTGACGAAGAAGCAGATGCTTTTATCGAAAAGTACAATGGTCAGTCCTTCATGGACAGCGAACTCAAAATCGAAAAGGCACTCCCCCGCTCCAAATCTGAAGATGCTCCCAGCACCGCCAGTGCAGCTCCCAGCAAAGGCGGTAAGCGCAAGCGTAGTGGTGGTGGCGGCAAAAAGCCCATGACTTACAGCAGTGGCGGTTCTAACTCTGCTCAGCCTGACCCCCGTTGGGCTAGCGAACTCGAAAAGCTCAAGGATATGCTCCAAAAGCAAACCACAAACGTTTAA
- a CDS encoding aspartate kinase, producing MAMIVQKYGGTSVGSVERIQAVAKRIYQRAQAGNRLVVVVSAMGKTTDTLVQLANEISANPSRREMDMLLSTGEQVSISLLSMALQELGQPAVSLTGAQVGIVTEAEHSRARILEIKTNRLEKHLRQGQVIIVAGFQGVSNSTELEITTLGRGGSDTSAVAIAAALKASYCEIYTDVPGILTTDPRIVPEAQLMPEVTSDEMLELASLGAKVLHPRAVEIAKNYGVPLVVRSSWTEDPGTKVTSAAVDDRPLVNLEIAKAVDGVEFDTDQARIAMLRIPDRPGVAAKLFGEIATHNVDVDLIIQSIHDGNSNDIAFTVTEKAASQAQSIAEAIAPTLCEADIQSLEDVSVMTANDIAKITISGAGMIGRPGIAATMFQSLADAGINIEMISTSEVKVSCVIQQTDCDRAIATLCEVFDIASSSMAMAPTALNAEQHPPVRGVALDLKQAQLAIRHVPDAPGMAAKIFTLLAQQNISVDMIIQSQRCRVNNGINTRDIACTVAQSDAEAARLALSGIAEQLNFGEIEVNPAIAKVSIVGSGMIGAPGIAAKFFQALADDRINIQMITTSEIKISCVVPEEQGKQALKLVHDAFNLAGAAKVEVPA from the coding sequence ATGGCAATGATTGTGCAGAAATACGGCGGAACTTCTGTCGGTTCAGTCGAACGAATTCAGGCGGTTGCTAAGCGCATTTATCAGCGGGCGCAGGCGGGTAATCGATTGGTCGTTGTGGTTTCTGCGATGGGGAAAACGACAGATACCTTGGTGCAGTTAGCGAATGAGATCAGTGCGAATCCGAGTCGCCGGGAAATGGATATGTTGCTTTCGACGGGGGAGCAGGTGTCGATTTCGCTCTTGAGTATGGCGTTACAGGAACTGGGTCAGCCTGCGGTGTCTTTAACGGGTGCTCAGGTGGGTATTGTGACTGAGGCAGAGCATAGTCGTGCTCGTATTCTTGAGATTAAAACGAATCGTCTCGAAAAGCATTTACGTCAAGGACAAGTAATTATTGTTGCTGGTTTTCAGGGGGTTAGTAATAGTACGGAGCTGGAAATTACGACCTTAGGGCGTGGTGGTTCGGATACGTCTGCGGTGGCGATCGCCGCGGCTTTAAAAGCGTCCTATTGCGAAATTTATACCGATGTGCCGGGGATTTTAACGACAGACCCGCGTATTGTGCCGGAAGCGCAATTGATGCCGGAGGTAACGTCTGATGAAATGCTGGAGTTGGCCAGTTTAGGGGCAAAGGTTTTACATCCCCGTGCGGTGGAAATTGCGAAAAATTATGGTGTTCCCCTTGTTGTGCGCTCAAGTTGGACTGAGGATCCGGGCACGAAAGTAACGTCGGCGGCGGTAGATGATCGCCCATTGGTGAATCTCGAAATTGCCAAGGCGGTTGATGGGGTGGAGTTTGATACGGATCAAGCCCGTATTGCCATGTTGCGTATCCCGGATCGTCCGGGTGTGGCGGCCAAGTTATTTGGTGAAATTGCCACTCATAATGTGGATGTGGATCTGATTATTCAATCGATTCACGACGGTAACAGCAACGATATTGCCTTTACGGTGACGGAAAAGGCGGCTAGCCAAGCCCAGTCTATTGCTGAGGCGATCGCCCCAACCCTATGTGAGGCGGATATTCAAAGCCTAGAAGATGTTTCTGTGATGACGGCTAACGACATTGCCAAAATTACAATTTCTGGGGCGGGTATGATCGGCCGTCCGGGGATTGCGGCAACCATGTTCCAGAGTTTGGCCGATGCGGGTATCAATATTGAAATGATTTCCACCTCTGAGGTGAAGGTGAGCTGCGTTATTCAGCAGACAGATTGTGATCGGGCGATCGCCACCCTGTGTGAAGTCTTTGACATTGCCTCATCCTCCATGGCCATGGCTCCAACCGCTTTAAACGCTGAACAACATCCACCTGTGCGGGGAGTGGCACTAGATCTCAAACAGGCTCAATTAGCCATTCGTCATGTGCCGGATGCGCCGGGGATGGCGGCTAAAATTTTTACCCTCCTCGCTCAGCAAAATATTAGTGTCGACATGATTATTCAGTCCCAACGCTGTCGTGTGAACAATGGCATTAACACTCGCGATATTGCCTGTACCGTTGCCCAGAGTGATGCTGAGGCCGCGCGTCTTGCCTTGAGCGGTATTGCTGAACAGCTTAATTTTGGGGAAATTGAAGTAAATCCGGCGATCGCCAAAGTGAGTATCGTTGGCTCTGGCATGATTGGTGCTCCCGGCATCGCAGCAAAATTTTTCCAAGCCCTTGCCGACGACCGAATCAATATCCAAATGATCACCACATCAGAAATCAAAATTAGTTGTGTTGTACCCGAAGAACAGGGAAAACAAGCCCTGAAATTAGTCCATGATGCGTTTAATTTAGCCGGTGCTGCCAAAGTTGAAGTGCCCGCCTAA
- a CDS encoding DUF3177 family protein codes for MDEALFRQLAWMDYRLAVIFTVIIPIVLLIWSLVSKVESMQRLLGIYWKVASLLMITVYLMIPSWSVGYLTGLLSRILIPISLWFWIDLNEEIRDQPASKLKLAFTSWRWAMTVYCALGALVNLPFITCAFSATTRQGAYCQVWLEAPSRYQQMLHANSTPGFLGFLGATGLIVYVIYLLSFLVFRLGRQGRIAIEQ; via the coding sequence ATGGATGAAGCCTTATTTCGGCAGTTGGCTTGGATGGATTATCGCCTTGCCGTTATTTTCACTGTCATCATTCCCATCGTGCTTTTGATTTGGAGCCTTGTCAGCAAGGTCGAATCCATGCAGCGCCTCCTCGGAATTTACTGGAAAGTTGCCAGTTTACTGATGATCACAGTGTATTTGATGATTCCTAGTTGGTCGGTCGGTTATCTGACAGGGCTTTTGTCCCGTATTCTCATCCCCATTAGCCTGTGGTTTTGGATTGATTTAAATGAAGAAATCCGTGACCAGCCAGCTAGTAAGCTGAAGCTCGCTTTTACCTCTTGGCGTTGGGCAATGACGGTCTACTGCGCCTTGGGAGCATTGGTCAATTTACCGTTTATCACTTGTGCCTTTTCCGCGACCACAAGGCAAGGAGCCTATTGTCAGGTTTGGCTGGAAGCTCCTAGTCGTTATCAGCAGATGTTGCATGCTAATTCGACTCCCGGCTTCCTTGGTTTTCTGGGGGCAACGGGCTTGATCGTTTATGTTATTTACCTTTTGTCTTTCCTTGTTTTTCGTCTCGGTCGCCAAGGTCGTATTGCCATTGAGCAGTAG
- a CDS encoding Calvin cycle protein CP12: MTNIQQKIEKERDAAREACSTNASSAECAAAWDAVEELQAEASHQRQQEPEKSELDKFCDANPDADECRIYED; encoded by the coding sequence ATGACTAACATCCAACAAAAAATTGAAAAAGAGCGCGATGCAGCACGTGAGGCTTGCAGTACTAATGCTAGCTCCGCTGAATGTGCAGCAGCTTGGGATGCCGTAGAAGAACTTCAGGCAGAAGCTTCTCACCAGCGCCAACAGGAACCAGAAAAGAGTGAGCTCGACAAGTTCTGTGATGCAAATCCAGATGCTGATGAGTGCCGTATTTACGAAGACTGA
- the dnaN gene encoding DNA polymerase III subunit beta: protein MKFVCSQSDLNSQLSLVSRAVPSRPTHPILGNVLLKADVAHHEIQLTAFDLSLGIRTSFPAQVIEGGTLTLPAKLLNDIVSRLPEGEVSLSCPQEALREGDALATLTAAGRFQIRGMGAEEFPELPTITEGTKLMLPAIALSEGLRGVLFAASADETKQVLTGVHLTHKQDCLEFAATDGHRLALVETSDQAEQEETEEGKLPAPELEDFALTIPARALRELERMLTTANESDLVALHLDEGQVIFELNDQRLTSRKLEGAYPAYHQLIPRQFNRQVTLERRGLVSAIERVAVLADQKNNIVKFRLDTESQKLHLSVEAQDVGSGDVALNAQVTGDSLEIAFNVKYLLEGLKALPSNEIQMQLNENNQPVIFTPLGAMQMTYLIMPVQIRN, encoded by the coding sequence ATGAAGTTTGTTTGCAGCCAAAGCGATTTAAATAGTCAACTTTCTCTCGTGAGTCGGGCTGTTCCTTCACGTCCCACGCATCCAATTTTGGGGAATGTACTTTTAAAGGCGGATGTGGCTCACCATGAAATTCAGTTAACGGCTTTTGATTTGAGTTTGGGGATTCGTACTAGTTTTCCGGCTCAGGTGATTGAGGGGGGCACTTTAACGCTTCCTGCAAAATTGCTTAATGATATTGTGTCTCGTTTACCGGAGGGGGAGGTTTCCCTGAGTTGCCCCCAAGAGGCTTTAAGGGAAGGGGATGCCCTCGCAACTTTAACGGCTGCTGGGAGATTTCAAATTCGTGGCATGGGCGCGGAGGAATTTCCTGAGTTGCCGACTATTACGGAAGGGACAAAGTTGATGTTGCCGGCGATCGCCCTCAGTGAAGGTTTGCGGGGCGTTTTATTTGCTGCAAGTGCCGATGAAACAAAGCAAGTCTTAACGGGCGTACATTTGACCCACAAACAGGATTGTCTTGAATTTGCAGCCACTGACGGCCACCGTTTAGCTCTAGTAGAAACCAGTGACCAAGCGGAGCAAGAAGAAACAGAAGAAGGTAAATTACCTGCTCCAGAGCTAGAGGATTTTGCCCTAACCATTCCAGCGCGAGCACTGCGGGAACTTGAACGGATGCTCACGACTGCCAATGAATCTGATTTGGTGGCCTTACATTTAGACGAAGGTCAAGTAATTTTTGAGCTGAATGATCAGCGTTTAACAAGCCGTAAGCTAGAAGGGGCTTATCCGGCATACCATCAGCTCATTCCCCGTCAATTTAACCGTCAAGTCACTTTGGAGCGCCGTGGTTTGGTGAGTGCCATTGAGCGTGTTGCGGTGTTGGCTGATCAAAAAAATAATATTGTCAAATTTCGTCTAGATACTGAAAGCCAAAAGCTGCATTTATCTGTGGAAGCCCAAGATGTGGGTAGCGGTGATGTTGCCCTAAATGCTCAGGTGACTGGTGACAGCTTGGAAATTGCGTTTAATGTGAAATATTTGCTAGAGGGTCTTAAGGCCTTGCCTAGTAATGAAATTCAGATGCAACTGAACGAAAATAATCAGCCAGTCATTTTTACTCCCCTAGGGGCTATGCAGATGACTTATCTAATCATGCCTGTTCAAATTCGTAACTAA